From the Aquirufa lenticrescens genome, the window ATTGCGATCAGATAGTGAAATCGCCACCATCCAAGCACAAATCGCGGATGCGGTGAAGCAAGAACAGGCGGCTCAATACTATTTCAATTTCTTGTTGAACCGAGAATTACGCGCTGAAATACGCATTGATTTCGAGGTTGAGAAAGCGGTGGCAGGTGTTTACTCGGTGGTGCCCGGCGTTCGTGAGGAATTATCGCTTCTTTCGAAATCAATCAACATTCAGGAGACCGTTTTGAAAATGAACGAGTCCTTTTACCTACCTAAGTTAAATGGTTTTGTGAATCTAGGATCTCAGTCAACGTTAAATAACATTAGCTCAAAGAGTGGCTATTATTTCTTTGGCCTACAAATGGACATTCCGATCTTCTCCGGGAAACGTAACTTGTACAAGGTGAAACAGACGCAATTAGATATCGCCTCCGCGAAAAATGCGTTGGATCTGAGTACGAAACAGTTTAATATGGCGACCGAAATCGCTCAGAAGAACGTACAATCTTCGATCGTTAGCTTTCAGGCCTCCACGAAATCCTACGAGGCGGCCGCCGCTTATTTACGCCTCATCGAAAAGGGCTATAAAGAGGGCGTGAGCACGTATTTAGAAACAGTGGACGCCAGAAATCAATGGATGAACGCCCAAATCAACTACCAATTAAAACAATTCAACGTATTAATCGCCGCTGCCGCTTACGAGCGCGAAGCCGCTAGCTACCCACTCTAATGAAAAAGATCTGCCTACTTATTTCCCTTATCACGGTATTTTCCGCTTGCTCTTCGAAGAAGAAAGAAGTGGCTGTGGTGACCAACGATGTCATTCCAGTTTCCGTGATTTCCTTGCAACAAGAATCTATCACCCGCCCCATCCAGGCTTCTGGCGTCTTCACGACGGAAGATGAGACCTATTTAGGTTTCAAAATAGGCGGCGTGATTCAGCACGTGTTTGTCAAAGAAGGCGATGCTGTAAAAGCGGGTCAACTAATCGCCAGCCTAAACCTGACCGAAATCAAGGCGCAGGTGCAGCAAGCCCAAATCATGCTCGAAAAAGCGCAACGCGATCACGCGAGAGCGAAGAACTTGTACCGCGATAGCGTGGCGACTTTGGAGCAATTCCAAAATGCCAAAACGGGCCTCGAAATCGCACAACAAGCCTATAATGCGGGTGCGTTTAACCAGAGTTATGCCGAAATCAGAGCCGTAAAATCGGGTTTTGTGTTGAAGAAATTAGCGAATGATGGCCAGGTCGTGGGACCCGGAACACCAGTCGTTTTATTGAACGGAGCAAACAAGGGTAATTGGGTGTTGAAAGTGGGTTTGAGCGACCGCGACTGGGCGGCGACGCAGGCGGGAGATCCGGCGGAGATTACGCTGGATGCGGCTGAAGGAAAGACTTTTAACGCGTCTGTTTTAGCCAAATCCGAGGGAGTGGATCCGGTGACGGGGACGCTTTGGGTTAGTTTACGCATCAGTGGTGCGCCGACAGCGCAGCTGGCGGCGGGGCTTTTTGGGAAAGCGAAAATTCGTCCGCGGAAACAGATTAAATCCTGGGTGATTCCATACGATGCGATTTTGGATGGAAATGCGACGGAGGGTTATGTGTTCATCACGAAAGACGGTAAAACCGCAGAGAAAGTGAAGATCCAGATCTCGAGTATTGACCACGGGAAGGTATTTGTTTCTGCAGGTTTGGAAGATGCAAAATCACTCATCACGAGCGGAAATGCCTATTTAGACGCAGGTTCAGCCATTAAAATCGTCCGCTAATTATGAAGATAGCTAACTACGCGGTAAAGAATTACCAATTTACGCTCACGATGTTTTTGATGGTCGTGGTCGTGGGGATTGTCACGATTATGACGATGCCCCGGGCAGAAGATCCGGATATGAATGCCCCTCAATTCCCTATTATCGCTGTTTACCCGGGAACGAGTCCGGACGATATGGAGGAGCTGGTGGTGAAGCCGGTCGAGAAAAGATTATACGAACTGGAAAATGTACGCAAGATCAACACGACGATTAGTGATGGCCTAGCGGTTTTCGCGGTCTATTATAAATACGGCGTGAACGTGGACGAGAAATACTCCGAGGTTGTTCGCGAATTGAACAGTATCAAGGGGGAATTACCTAAAGAGGTCATCAAACTCGAGGCTCAAAAAGCCACTCCATCGGGCACGAACGTGTTGCAGATGGCGCTGATTTCGAACAATGCGTCTCTGGACCAACTGAAAATCACGGCTGAACGTCTTCAAGAGGATCTGGAGAAAGTCACTGCCTTGAAGAAAGTGACGATTTCTGGCTTGCCAGAATCACAAGTGAAGATCGATTTGAACATCGAAAAGATGGCCCAAATGCAGGTCTCGCCAGAACGTGTTTTACAAGCAATCCAAAGCGAAATCGCGAACATTCCCGGCGGAAGTATCGTGGAAAATTCGAAGTCCTTTAATATCCTCACGTCCGGTAATTACCAGAACATTGAGGAGATTAAAAACACGATTGTGTTCTCGTATCAAGGGAAAAACGTGCTGTTAACGGATGTGGCCAAAGTCTATTTTGACTACGCCCCCGAAAATCACATCACCCGCTTGAACCAAAATCGCTGCCTATTCGTGACGGCCGCCCAAAAATCCGGCGAAAACATCGCGAAAACCCAGGCCGCTTACGAACCGGTGATCGCCCAATTCAAGAAAACCTTACCGAAGAACATCGACTTAGTCGTGAATTTCGACCAAGCCGAAAACGTCAACACCCGCCTCAGTGGCCTATTGAAAGACTTTATTATCGCCATTTTATTAGTGGCATTAACATTATTGCCGCTCGGTTTACGCGCCGCTTCCATCGTGATGATTTCGATCCCGCTATCCTTAGCGATCGGAATTATCCTCTTGAACATCATGGGCTACAGCCTGAACCAGCTGAGTATTGTGGGTTTAGTCGTTGCACTGGGACTTCTAGTGGATGACAGCATCGTGGTGGTGGAGAATATTGAGCGCTGGATGCGCGAGGGACACAGCCGATTAGACGCAACTTTAAAGGCAACGAATCAGATAGGAATGGCGGTTTTGGGTTGCACGGTGACCTTGATTATTGCCTTTTTACCTTTGGTATTTTTACCGGAAGCGTCTGGCGAATTCATCCGCAGTCTTCCGATGGCGGTGATTTTCTGTATCGTTGCTTCATTGGTCGTTTCGTTGACGGTAGTTCCGTTTTTATCGAGCCGCATTCTGAAATCCCATCAGGGAAATCCAGAAGGAAATTTATTCATGCGGGTGTTGAAAAAGCTGATTTCGGGGTCTTATTCTCGTTTGCTAGATTGGGCAATTATTCGTCCTAAAACGACTTTGCTGATCGCCCTTGTCATCTTTGTGGCTTCGTTGCGACTCTTCCCAGTCGTAGGATTTAGCCTTTTCCCGGCGTCGGAAAAACCACAGTTTATGGTCAATATTTTCAGCCCCTTGCAGTCGAATATGGCCTACACGGATTCGGTTTCCAAACTGATCGAAAGCGATCTGCGCAAGCTGCCCGAGGTAAAATATGTCTCTGCAAACGTGGGCAAAGGAAATCCACGTATCTATTATAATGCGATTCCTTTGAATGACAGAACCGATTACGGAAACTTGTTCGTCCAACTGCAGGATGACTTAGGTGCTGACGAGAAAATCAACCTAATCGAGAAATTACGCACGAAATACACGAACTATCCTGCCGCGACCATCGAGGTGAAAAACTTCGAGCAAGGGCCGCCGGTTGTGGCCCCTGTGGAGGTCCGTATTTTAGGGGATAACGTAGATACGTTGCGCCAAATCGCCAGCCGCGTCGAAACAATGCTAAAGAATACGAAAGGCACGATATACGTGAAAAACCCGTTGAAAAACCTGAAATCGGACATCAAATTCGATATCAACAAGGAAAAAGCCAGCATGCTAGGGATTCCTACGGTGAGCATCGACCGGATGATTCGCTTGGTGGTGGCCGGTTTTGATTTGGGCAAAATGACGGACAAAGAGGGTAAGGAATATGCGATTGTGGTTTCGAAGCCGCATCCAAAACACCCGAGTCTGGAGGTATTCGATAACCTGTATGTGAATAATGTGCAGGGAACGGCAATTCCGCTAAGTCAGGTGGCTTCGGTCAGATTGCAAACTTCCCCCGTCAGCATTAGTCACTTGAATAAGAATCGTTTGGTGTCTGTGAGTTCATTTGTGGAGAAAGGATTTTTGAACAACGAGGTGATCGCGGAGACTGAAAAGAGTCTCGCGAAGATCGCCTTGCCTGCTGGATACCACTTCGAAATGGGTGGTGAAGTGGAGAGTAAAAACGAGAGTTTCAGTGGTTTTGGGACGATCATATTAGTGACGATCTTCTTCTTTGTCGCAGTGTTAATTCTCGAGTTTGGAACGTTCAAGAGTACCTTGATTGTACTTTCTGTGATTCCATTAGGAATCGTGGGAGCCCTTTTAGCGCTGTGGTTTACGGGAACCCCGCTTTCCTTTGTGGCGACGGTGGGACTAATTGCTCTCGCCGGTATTGAGGTGAAAAATACCATCTTGTTGGTGGATTTCACGAACCAGCTACGCGCAGAAGGTATGCCGATGGAACAAGCCATCCGCGAGGCCGGCGAAGTGCGTTTCTTACCGATTATTTTAACTACGTTAACGGCGATCGGCGGTCTAATTCCCATCGCCATTTCCACGAATCCCCTTATTTCACCACTCGCGATCGTGATGATCGGTGGACTGATTAGCTCCACCCTCCTCTCCCGCATCGTGACCCCGGTAGTTTACAAATTAATCCCTCCAGCGATATGACTTTGAGCACGATTTTGCTGCTTCCGCAACTGATTATAGGTTCGTATACGTCCAAAGGTAATCCCGGCATCGAGGTGTTCAATTGGGATGCGAAGACAGGAGCAGCCACAAAATCCTATTCCCTAACCGTACCTCAGGCTTCCTACCAAGCCATTTCGGGGGATTACCTTTTTTCTGTCTCAGAAGAGGGCGACGGCAAGGCGAGCGTTTCCTCTTTCCAAATGCGCAACGGAAAATACGAGGCCATCAATACCGAATTTAGTCTGAAGGGCGACCACCCCTGCCATCTGACCTACCGGGAAAAATCGAAGACGATTTACACAGCGAACTATACAGGCGGAAGTGTGAGCGTGTTTCAAACGGCAAATGGCAGACTGAAGCCATTAGCCCAATACATCGCTTACACAGGTTCCAGCGTTAATAAGGACCGCCAAAACAGCGCCCACGCCCACATGGTCGCTCTTTCTCCTGATCAAAATACGTTATTTGTGACGGATTTGGGCTCGGATAAGATCTATGCGCATGCGATTTTAGCGGATGGACGCCTCGCGGAGGGTCGCGCAGAAATCGCCCTCACCTCCGGCAACGGACCTCGCCACATTCGTTTCAATGCGAAAGGCGATCGTGCTTATTTATTGAACGAGTTGAGTTCGGATGTGGATGTGTTTGCCGTGAAAGGCTCGCAATTGAATAAAATCCAAAGCATTCCCGCTGACACATCGGCCACAAAAGTGAAAGGCTCCGCAGACATCCATATTTCGCCGAACGGCAAATGGCTGATGTCCTCTAACCGAATCTCAAGCAATCAAGTCGTGGTATTTAAGATTGAAGCAGACGGACAATTAACACGTGTATTTCACCAAAACGTAGCCAAAATCCCCCGCAATTTCACCTTCGATCCATCAGGCAATTTTGTGTTAGTAGCGAGTCAAGAGGAAGACCGCGTGCAGGTGTTTCACTTCGACGACAAAACTGGATCACTAAAAGACAGCCACCAAGATATTTTGGCCAAATCCCCCGTTAGCTTGCTAATTCGCTAATTGCCTTCACTAATATGTCGAGTTCCTTCAATGTCGTAAAGACATTGGGGGTGATTCTGCAACCATGAATATTGCCTCCATCGATGGCAACGGTGAATATCTTGTATTCTTTCATCAAGCGCTCCGCTAATATCGATGGTTTGATGCCCTCAATTCCCACATTCGCAATGGCACAGGATTTCGTGGGATCCGCCGGATGGTGCAATCTAACGCGTGGAATCGGGCGGACCTTCGTGGTCCAGTAATTTTGTAAATACCGCAAGCGTTCTTCCTTTCTAGCTGGTCCCAATTTTTCGTAGAAATCGATGGCGTCATCGACCGCTAAATCTGTATAAACGGGAATCGTCCCTACGTGATTTAGGTGTGCTATATCGGTCACAGGAACGCCTTCTTCAGCCAGCAAAGGCCAGATTTGAGGAATCTTTTCTTTTCGCACGTGCAAAATGCCTACACCCAAAGGCACCGCCAGCCACTTGTGCAAACTCGCCCCATAATAGTCGCAATTCAGGTCTGAAATTTTGAATTGAATTTGCGCCACGGCGTGTGCCCCATCGACCATCACTTCGACTCCTCGGGCGTGGGCCATATCGCAGATTTGGCGAATCGGATTGATTTGACCCGTCACATTCACCAGGTGACATACCATGATGAGCTTGGTTTTATCGGTGATGGCTTTGGCATATAAATCCACAATTTCCTGATCTGAGGCCGGGTTAATGGGTAGTGAAATTATCTTCAAGACAATTCCCTGGCGTCTCGCCACCTGCTTAAACATGTCTTGCATCGCCCCATAATCCTGGATCGCAAAGATCGCCTCATCGCCTGCTTTCCAAGGAAAACCGCTGATGATCGTGTCAAGAGATTCGGTAGTGTTTCGGGTTAACACTAGAGTGTCTTCCGG encodes:
- a CDS encoding TolC family protein, which codes for MKYLLLLFALPLFGQKSVLDEYVATAFQQNIMLQQKSIQVEKAMIALKTAQSLYQPSVAFQGGYQSGEGGRSIAFPVGDLLNPVYSTLNALTKSTAFPQIANVETNFFPRDFYDVKVQTTMPLYNKDISYNKQIQEQTVSLQREDVSLYKRELVKQIKTAYYNYLLSLGLVKVYENSLNLALEGKKVNEKLLANGKGLPAYLLRSDSEIATIQAQIADAVKQEQAAQYYFNFLLNRELRAEIRIDFEVEKAVAGVYSVVPGVREELSLLSKSINIQETVLKMNESFYLPKLNGFVNLGSQSTLNNISSKSGYYFFGLQMDIPIFSGKRNLYKVKQTQLDIASAKNALDLSTKQFNMATEIAQKNVQSSIVSFQASTKSYEAAAAYLRLIEKGYKEGVSTYLETVDARNQWMNAQINYQLKQFNVLIAAAAYEREAASYPL
- a CDS encoding efflux RND transporter periplasmic adaptor subunit, whose product is MKKICLLISLITVFSACSSKKKEVAVVTNDVIPVSVISLQQESITRPIQASGVFTTEDETYLGFKIGGVIQHVFVKEGDAVKAGQLIASLNLTEIKAQVQQAQIMLEKAQRDHARAKNLYRDSVATLEQFQNAKTGLEIAQQAYNAGAFNQSYAEIRAVKSGFVLKKLANDGQVVGPGTPVVLLNGANKGNWVLKVGLSDRDWAATQAGDPAEITLDAAEGKTFNASVLAKSEGVDPVTGTLWVSLRISGAPTAQLAAGLFGKAKIRPRKQIKSWVIPYDAILDGNATEGYVFITKDGKTAEKVKIQISSIDHGKVFVSAGLEDAKSLITSGNAYLDAGSAIKIVR
- a CDS encoding efflux RND transporter permease subunit; translation: MKIANYAVKNYQFTLTMFLMVVVVGIVTIMTMPRAEDPDMNAPQFPIIAVYPGTSPDDMEELVVKPVEKRLYELENVRKINTTISDGLAVFAVYYKYGVNVDEKYSEVVRELNSIKGELPKEVIKLEAQKATPSGTNVLQMALISNNASLDQLKITAERLQEDLEKVTALKKVTISGLPESQVKIDLNIEKMAQMQVSPERVLQAIQSEIANIPGGSIVENSKSFNILTSGNYQNIEEIKNTIVFSYQGKNVLLTDVAKVYFDYAPENHITRLNQNRCLFVTAAQKSGENIAKTQAAYEPVIAQFKKTLPKNIDLVVNFDQAENVNTRLSGLLKDFIIAILLVALTLLPLGLRAASIVMISIPLSLAIGIILLNIMGYSLNQLSIVGLVVALGLLVDDSIVVVENIERWMREGHSRLDATLKATNQIGMAVLGCTVTLIIAFLPLVFLPEASGEFIRSLPMAVIFCIVASLVVSLTVVPFLSSRILKSHQGNPEGNLFMRVLKKLISGSYSRLLDWAIIRPKTTLLIALVIFVASLRLFPVVGFSLFPASEKPQFMVNIFSPLQSNMAYTDSVSKLIESDLRKLPEVKYVSANVGKGNPRIYYNAIPLNDRTDYGNLFVQLQDDLGADEKINLIEKLRTKYTNYPAATIEVKNFEQGPPVVAPVEVRILGDNVDTLRQIASRVETMLKNTKGTIYVKNPLKNLKSDIKFDINKEKASMLGIPTVSIDRMIRLVVAGFDLGKMTDKEGKEYAIVVSKPHPKHPSLEVFDNLYVNNVQGTAIPLSQVASVRLQTSPVSISHLNKNRLVSVSSFVEKGFLNNEVIAETEKSLAKIALPAGYHFEMGGEVESKNESFSGFGTIILVTIFFFVAVLILEFGTFKSTLIVLSVIPLGIVGALLALWFTGTPLSFVATVGLIALAGIEVKNTILLVDFTNQLRAEGMPMEQAIREAGEVRFLPIILTTLTAIGGLIPIAISTNPLISPLAIVMIGGLISSTLLSRIVTPVVYKLIPPAI
- a CDS encoding aminotransferase class V-fold PLP-dependent enzyme encodes the protein MNKRTFLKACTLLGASAPWFSYAKTQTVESLASDEDFWEGIRGGYKLSPDFINLESGYYNITPEATLEKYFQYIRKVNAQGAYYMRTVQFDNKKRIAARVARLVGCPEDTLVLTRNTTESLDTIISGFPWKAGDEAIFAIQDYGAMQDMFKQVARRQGIVLKIISLPINPASDQEIVDLYAKAITDKTKLIMVCHLVNVTGQINPIRQICDMAHARGVEVMVDGAHAVAQIQFKISDLNCDYYGASLHKWLAVPLGVGILHVRKEKIPQIWPLLAEEGVPVTDIAHLNHVGTIPVYTDLAVDDAIDFYEKLGPARKEERLRYLQNYWTTKVRPIPRVRLHHPADPTKSCAIANVGIEGIKPSILAERLMKEYKIFTVAIDGGNIHGCRITPNVFTTLKELDILVKAISELAS
- a CDS encoding lactonase family protein is translated as MTLSTILLLPQLIIGSYTSKGNPGIEVFNWDAKTGAATKSYSLTVPQASYQAISGDYLFSVSEEGDGKASVSSFQMRNGKYEAINTEFSLKGDHPCHLTYREKSKTIYTANYTGGSVSVFQTANGRLKPLAQYIAYTGSSVNKDRQNSAHAHMVALSPDQNTLFVTDLGSDKIYAHAILADGRLAEGRAEIALTSGNGPRHIRFNAKGDRAYLLNELSSDVDVFAVKGSQLNKIQSIPADTSATKVKGSADIHISPNGKWLMSSNRISSNQVVVFKIEADGQLTRVFHQNVAKIPRNFTFDPSGNFVLVASQEEDRVQVFHFDDKTGSLKDSHQDILAKSPVSLLIR